Proteins encoded together in one Streptomyces sp. B1I3 window:
- a CDS encoding IclR family transcriptional regulator: protein MGDQPSLSLLASVRRAYRLLEVAGAHEGGALAEQLTRESGLEPETANHLLRTLTQDGYLRKLDDGGYVIGDMPNRLRTASRGEGLLAAVRPALAALRDGMSAAAYLTFYEDGEIRVAEIVDGPLAPRANLWVGFEDAGHATALGKCVLRELNEEARGEYLSRHSLADLTPRTITHREELIRQLEASLPTPSVMDREEYALGTVCIAVPVFNGDTLGSLGISFRADRMYRTSQAREMLLSSAGRVTRGLTLSF from the coding sequence ATGGGTGATCAGCCGAGCCTCTCGCTCCTGGCTTCCGTCCGGCGGGCATACCGCCTGCTGGAAGTCGCGGGTGCCCATGAGGGCGGAGCCCTCGCCGAACAGCTGACGCGGGAGTCGGGCCTGGAGCCGGAGACCGCGAACCACCTCCTGCGCACGCTCACCCAGGACGGGTATCTGCGGAAGCTGGACGACGGCGGGTACGTCATCGGTGACATGCCCAACCGCTTGCGGACCGCGAGCCGCGGGGAGGGCCTGCTCGCCGCCGTCCGGCCCGCCCTCGCGGCCCTCCGGGACGGGATGTCCGCCGCCGCCTACCTGACCTTCTACGAGGACGGCGAGATCCGTGTCGCCGAGATCGTCGACGGGCCGCTGGCTCCCCGTGCCAACCTCTGGGTCGGCTTCGAGGACGCCGGGCACGCCACCGCCCTCGGCAAGTGCGTCCTGCGCGAGCTGAACGAAGAGGCGCGCGGCGAGTACCTCTCCCGGCACTCCCTCGCCGACCTCACCCCTCGTACGATCACCCACCGCGAGGAGCTGATACGGCAGCTCGAGGCTTCACTGCCGACCCCCTCCGTCATGGACCGCGAGGAGTACGCCCTCGGCACGGTCTGCATCGCGGTGCCCGTGTTCAACGGGGACACGCTCGGCTCGCTCGGCATCTCCTTCCGGGCCGACAGGATGTACCGGACCAGTCAGGCCCGCGAGATGCTGCTGTCCTCGGCGGGCCGGGTGACGCGCGGTCTGACGCTCAGCTTCTGA
- a CDS encoding alpha/beta fold hydrolase has product MSDFTTSDGTRIHYKDWGSGRPVVFSHGWPLNADAWDGQLRLVAENGFRAIAHDRRGHGRSDQPWQGNDMDTYADDLAQLIEHLGLEDVVLVGHSTGGGEVARYIGRHGTGRVAKAVLLGAVPPQMLRTDSNPEGLPVEVFDGIREGVRSDRSEFYRNLSESFYGANRPGSSVSQGERDAFWLMSMQAGLKAAYDCVAQFSETDFTQDLERFEGIPTLIAHGDDDQIVPIADSAHKAARIVGNATLKVYPNAPHGLTGAFEEAFNADLLDFIKQ; this is encoded by the coding sequence ATGAGCGACTTCACCACCAGCGACGGCACACGCATCCACTACAAGGACTGGGGCAGCGGCCGGCCCGTCGTGTTCAGCCACGGCTGGCCCCTGAACGCCGACGCCTGGGACGGCCAGCTGCGGCTGGTGGCGGAGAACGGCTTCCGCGCCATCGCCCATGACCGGCGCGGTCACGGCCGTTCCGACCAGCCCTGGCAGGGCAACGACATGGACACCTACGCCGACGACCTGGCGCAGCTGATCGAACACCTCGGTCTCGAGGACGTCGTCCTCGTGGGCCACTCCACCGGCGGCGGCGAAGTCGCCCGCTACATCGGACGGCACGGCACCGGCCGCGTCGCGAAGGCCGTGCTGCTCGGAGCCGTGCCGCCGCAGATGCTCAGGACCGACAGCAACCCCGAGGGACTGCCCGTCGAGGTCTTCGACGGCATCCGCGAGGGCGTACGGAGCGACCGCTCCGAGTTCTACCGGAACCTGAGCGAGAGCTTCTACGGTGCCAACCGGCCCGGCTCCTCCGTCTCGCAGGGTGAGCGCGACGCGTTCTGGCTCATGAGCATGCAGGCAGGGCTCAAGGCCGCGTACGACTGCGTCGCCCAGTTCTCGGAGACCGACTTCACCCAGGACCTGGAGCGCTTCGAGGGCATCCCCACACTGATCGCCCACGGTGACGACGACCAGATCGTGCCCATCGCCGACTCCGCCCACAAGGCGGCCCGGATCGTCGGTAACGCCACCCTCAAGGTCTACCCGAACGCCCCGCACGGCCTGACCGGCGCGTTCGAGGAGGCATTCAACGCCGACCTGCTCGACTTCATCAAGCAGTAG
- the cobN gene encoding cobaltochelatase subunit CobN, whose amino-acid sequence MILLLSTSDTDLLSARASGGPVGFRYANPSRLSVEDLPQLLEGTDLVVVRLLGGVRAWQEGLDHVLATGRPVVVLTGEQAPDAQLMAASTVPIGIAAEAHAYLAHGGPANLEQLARFLSDTVLLTGHGFESPAPAPAWGPLERTARDVTGPTVAVLYYRAHHMSGNTAFVEALCTAVEDAGARPLPLYVASLRTPEPELIDELRAADAIVTTVLAAGGTKPATASAGGDDESWDAGALTGLDVPVLQALCLTSPRAAWEENDEGVSPLDAATQIAVPEFDGRLITVPFSFKEIDEDGLPAYVADPERAARVAGIAVRHARLRHIPAAEKRIALVLSAYPTKHSRIGNAVGLDTPASAVALLRRLRAEGYDFGPVEEIPGLVSGDGDELIYALIEAGGHDQEWLTEEQLARNPVRIPAADYRRWFATLPAELREAVEEHWGPAPGEMFLDRSRNPEGDIVLAALRRGNLLILIQPPRGFGENPIAIYHDPDLPPSHHYLAAYRWIAASADDNGFGADAMIHLGKHGNLEWLPGKNAGLSAACGPDAALGDLPLVYPFLVNDPGEGTQAKRRVHATLVDHLVPPMARADSYGDIARLEQLLDEHAQIAAMDPAKLPAVRAQIWTLIQAAKLDHDLGLEDRPEDEGFDEFIMHLDGWLCEIKDVQIRDGLHVLGSAPAGKDRVNLVLAVLRARQIWGGTASLPGLREALGLDESAATRTAADETEEQARALVQAMDDAEWDPAAVAGVAAGHPQAVADILDFAAREVVPRLAATTDELDHAVHALNGGFVPAGPSGSPLRGLVNVLPTGRNFYSVDPKAVPSRLAWETGQALADSLLERYRADNGDWPTSVGLSLWGTSAMRTAGDDIAEAFALLGVRPVWDDASRRVTGLEAIPYEELGRPRIDVTLRISGFFRDAFPHTIGLLDDAVRLAASLDEPAEQNFVRAHTQADLAEHGDERRATTRIFGSRPGTYGAGLLQLIDSRDWRTDADLAEVYTVWGGYAYGRELDGRPARDEMETAYKRIEVAAKNTDTREHDIADSDDYFQYHGGMVATVRALKGTAPQAYIGDSTRPETVRTRTLVEETSRVFRARVVNPKWIEAMRRHGYKGAFELAATVDYLFGYDATTGVVADWMYDKLTETYVLDPVNREFLQQANPWALHGIAERLLEAESRGMWAKPDPAVLEALRQVFLETEGDLEGED is encoded by the coding sequence ATGATCCTGCTCCTGTCGACGTCCGACACCGACCTGCTCAGCGCCCGTGCCTCCGGCGGCCCGGTCGGCTTCCGCTACGCGAACCCGTCCCGGCTCTCCGTCGAGGACCTGCCGCAGCTCCTGGAGGGCACGGATCTCGTCGTCGTGCGGCTCCTCGGTGGTGTCCGCGCCTGGCAGGAGGGGCTCGACCACGTCCTCGCCACCGGCCGGCCCGTCGTCGTACTCACCGGTGAACAGGCCCCCGACGCCCAGCTGATGGCCGCCTCCACCGTGCCCATCGGTATCGCGGCCGAGGCGCACGCCTACCTCGCGCACGGCGGTCCGGCCAATCTGGAGCAGCTGGCCCGGTTCCTCTCCGACACGGTGCTGCTCACCGGCCACGGCTTCGAGTCGCCCGCCCCGGCCCCCGCCTGGGGCCCGCTGGAGCGCACGGCCCGGGACGTCACCGGCCCGACCGTCGCGGTGCTCTACTACCGTGCGCACCACATGAGCGGGAACACCGCCTTCGTCGAGGCGCTCTGCACGGCCGTGGAGGACGCGGGCGCCCGCCCCCTCCCGCTGTACGTCGCCTCGCTCCGCACGCCCGAACCCGAACTCATCGACGAACTCCGCGCCGCCGACGCCATCGTGACGACGGTCCTCGCCGCGGGCGGGACGAAACCCGCCACCGCTTCGGCAGGCGGTGACGACGAGTCCTGGGACGCGGGCGCCCTCACCGGCCTGGACGTGCCCGTCCTCCAGGCGCTGTGCCTGACCAGCCCGCGCGCCGCGTGGGAGGAGAACGACGAGGGCGTCTCGCCGCTGGACGCGGCCACCCAGATCGCCGTCCCCGAGTTCGACGGCCGCCTCATCACCGTGCCGTTCTCCTTCAAGGAGATCGACGAGGACGGCCTGCCCGCGTACGTCGCCGACCCCGAGCGGGCCGCCCGGGTCGCCGGAATCGCCGTACGCCACGCACGGCTCCGCCACATCCCGGCCGCCGAGAAGCGGATCGCGCTGGTGCTGTCCGCGTACCCGACCAAGCACTCCCGCATCGGCAACGCGGTCGGCCTCGACACCCCCGCCAGTGCCGTCGCCCTGCTGCGCAGGCTCCGGGCCGAGGGCTACGACTTCGGTCCCGTGGAAGAGATCCCGGGACTGGTCTCCGGGGACGGCGACGAGCTGATCTACGCCCTCATCGAGGCCGGTGGCCACGACCAGGAGTGGCTCACCGAAGAGCAGCTGGCCCGCAACCCGGTCCGCATCCCGGCCGCCGACTACCGCCGCTGGTTCGCCACGCTGCCGGCAGAACTGCGCGAGGCCGTCGAGGAGCACTGGGGGCCAGCCCCCGGCGAGATGTTCCTCGACCGGTCCCGCAACCCGGAGGGCGACATCGTGCTCGCCGCCCTGCGCCGGGGCAACCTGCTGATCCTCATCCAGCCGCCGCGCGGCTTCGGCGAGAACCCGATCGCGATCTACCACGATCCCGATCTGCCGCCCTCGCACCACTACCTGGCCGCCTACCGCTGGATCGCCGCGTCCGCCGACGACAACGGCTTCGGCGCCGACGCGATGATCCACCTCGGCAAGCACGGCAACCTGGAGTGGCTGCCCGGCAAGAACGCCGGCCTGTCCGCCGCCTGCGGACCCGACGCCGCGCTGGGCGACCTGCCGCTTGTCTACCCGTTCCTGGTCAACGACCCGGGCGAGGGCACACAGGCCAAGCGCCGGGTGCACGCCACGCTCGTCGACCACCTCGTACCGCCGATGGCCCGCGCCGACAGCTACGGCGACATCGCCCGCCTCGAACAACTCCTGGACGAGCACGCCCAGATCGCCGCCATGGACCCGGCCAAGCTCCCGGCGGTCCGTGCCCAGATCTGGACCCTCATCCAGGCCGCGAAGCTCGACCACGACCTGGGGCTCGAGGACCGGCCGGAGGACGAGGGCTTCGACGAGTTCATCATGCATCTCGACGGCTGGCTCTGTGAGATCAAGGACGTCCAGATCCGCGACGGGCTGCACGTCCTGGGCAGCGCCCCGGCTGGGAAGGACCGCGTCAACCTGGTCCTCGCCGTCCTGCGCGCCCGCCAGATCTGGGGCGGTACGGCCTCGCTGCCCGGACTGCGCGAGGCGCTCGGCCTGGACGAGTCGGCGGCCACCCGCACCGCCGCCGACGAGACCGAGGAGCAGGCCCGCGCGCTCGTCCAGGCGATGGACGACGCGGAGTGGGACCCCGCCGCCGTCGCCGGCGTGGCAGCGGGGCACCCGCAGGCCGTCGCGGACATCCTCGACTTCGCCGCCCGCGAGGTCGTGCCGCGCCTCGCCGCGACGACCGACGAGCTCGACCACGCGGTCCACGCGCTGAACGGCGGCTTCGTCCCCGCCGGCCCGTCCGGCTCCCCGCTCCGCGGCCTGGTCAACGTCCTGCCGACCGGCCGCAACTTCTACTCCGTCGACCCGAAGGCGGTCCCCTCCCGCCTCGCCTGGGAGACCGGCCAGGCCCTCGCCGACTCGCTCCTGGAGCGCTACCGCGCCGACAACGGCGACTGGCCCACCTCCGTCGGCCTGTCCCTGTGGGGCACGAGCGCGATGCGCACCGCGGGCGACGACATCGCCGAGGCGTTCGCCCTGCTCGGTGTCCGCCCCGTCTGGGACGACGCCTCGCGCCGGGTGACGGGCCTGGAGGCCATCCCGTACGAGGAGCTCGGCCGCCCCCGCATCGACGTCACCCTGCGCATCTCCGGCTTCTTCCGCGACGCGTTCCCGCACACCATCGGCCTGCTGGACGACGCCGTCCGCCTGGCCGCCTCACTCGACGAGCCCGCCGAGCAGAACTTCGTACGCGCCCACACCCAGGCCGACCTGGCCGAGCACGGCGACGAGCGGCGGGCCACCACCCGCATCTTCGGCTCCCGGCCGGGTACGTACGGCGCCGGGCTGCTCCAGCTCATCGACTCCCGCGACTGGCGCACGGACGCCGACCTCGCCGAGGTGTACACGGTGTGGGGCGGCTACGCCTACGGCCGTGAGCTGGACGGGCGCCCGGCCCGGGACGAGATGGAGACCGCGTACAAGCGGATCGAGGTCGCGGCGAAGAACACCGACACCCGCGAGCACGACATCGCGGACTCGGACGACTACTTCCAGTACCACGGCGGCATGGTCGCGACGGTACGAGCGCTGAAGGGAACGGCTCCGCAGGCGTACATCGGCGACTCGACCCGCCCCGAGACGGTCCGCACCCGGACCCTGGTCGAGGAGACGTCCCGCGTCTTCCGCGCCCGGGTGGTCAACCCGAAGTGGATCGAGGCGATGCGCCGCCACGGCTACAAGGGCGCCTTCGAGCTGGCCGCGACGGTCGACTACCTGTTCGGGTACGACGCGACGACGGGCGTGGTCGCCGACTGGATGTACGACAAGCTGACCGAGACGTACGTCCTGGACCCGGTGAACCGCGAGTTCCTCCAGCAGGCCAACCCGTGGGCCCTGCACGGCATCGCCGAGCGCCTCCTGGAGGCCGAGTCCCGCGGCATGTGGGCCAAGCCCGACCCGGCCGTGCTCGAAGCCCTGCGCCAGGTCTTCCTCGAGACGGAGGGTGACCTGGAGGGCGAGGACTGA
- a CDS encoding cobalamin biosynthesis protein CobG encodes MLAAMSASPLPPRSPGDACARSSGDACPGALRLHRADDGALARIRIPGGILTIRQADALRQVAERFGDGELHLTSRGNVQVRGLPADCGAELAGLLGRAGLLPSARHERVRNVVASPLSGLDGLGAADVGPWLTGLDRLLCASDRLTALSGRFLFALDDGRGDVDALGADLALLGRGDGSALLRVGDTDAVLRVPASDAPRAALLAAGAFLDAARDTGAWRTKDLPGEVASALPDDVLRRLGQAGIAVAPGSHPRPPEALRPATGRLPGSRGEAALSVGVPLGRLNPAQWRLLSSAGGLRLTPWRGAVVTGIAPHRADSLLGALTEAGLITGPGSPWAGVGACVGQPGCAKSLADVRADAGAAVGPAGRLPVYWSGCERRCGHPHGEWIDVVATPDGHRISHVRGDRTTATSTVRDDPAALAAAVAAARGTHTAAPRGTHT; translated from the coding sequence ATGCTCGCCGCCATGTCCGCCTCCCCCCTTCCACCCCGGTCTCCGGGCGATGCGTGCGCCCGGAGCAGCGGTGACGCGTGCCCCGGCGCACTGCGTCTGCACCGGGCGGACGACGGTGCGCTGGCGCGTATCCGCATACCCGGCGGCATTCTGACGATCCGTCAGGCAGATGCCCTGCGGCAGGTCGCCGAGCGATTCGGTGACGGTGAGTTGCATCTCACCTCCCGCGGGAACGTGCAGGTGCGCGGGCTCCCCGCGGACTGCGGCGCGGAGCTTGCCGGGCTGCTCGGACGGGCCGGACTACTGCCCTCCGCACGCCACGAGCGGGTACGCAACGTGGTGGCGTCCCCCCTCTCCGGGCTGGACGGCCTCGGGGCCGCCGACGTCGGACCGTGGCTGACCGGACTGGACCGTCTCCTCTGCGCGAGCGACCGGCTGACGGCGCTCTCCGGGCGCTTCCTCTTCGCCCTCGACGACGGCCGCGGCGATGTCGACGCCCTCGGCGCCGACCTCGCCCTCCTGGGCCGCGGCGACGGCAGCGCGCTGCTGCGCGTCGGCGACACGGACGCCGTCCTGCGTGTACCCGCCTCCGACGCGCCCCGCGCCGCGCTCCTCGCCGCCGGAGCCTTCCTGGACGCGGCCCGGGACACCGGCGCCTGGCGGACGAAGGACCTGCCGGGTGAGGTGGCGTCCGCGCTCCCCGACGACGTGCTGCGACGGCTCGGGCAGGCCGGCATCGCCGTCGCCCCCGGGTCCCACCCCCGCCCTCCCGAAGCTCTGCGCCCGGCTACCGGACGCCTCCCGGGCAGCCGCGGCGAGGCCGCGCTGTCCGTCGGCGTACCGCTGGGACGGCTGAACCCGGCGCAGTGGCGCCTCCTGTCGAGCGCCGGCGGACTCCGGCTCACCCCATGGCGCGGAGCCGTCGTCACCGGAATCGCTCCCCACCGCGCGGACAGCCTGCTCGGCGCCCTCACGGAGGCCGGACTGATCACCGGGCCCGGCTCCCCGTGGGCCGGTGTCGGCGCCTGCGTCGGGCAGCCCGGCTGCGCGAAGTCACTGGCCGACGTGCGGGCCGATGCGGGGGCCGCCGTCGGGCCGGCCGGGCGGCTCCCTGTGTACTGGTCCGGCTGTGAACGCCGGTGCGGCCATCCGCACGGGGAGTGGATCGACGTGGTCGCCACCCCGGACGGACACCGGATCTCCCATGTACGGGGGGATCGGACCACCGCGACGTCCACGGTCCGGGACGACCCGGCCGCGCTCGCCGCGGCCGTGGCGGCGGCCCGGGGCACGCACACCGCGGCGCCCCGGGGCACGCACACCTGA
- a CDS encoding TetR/AcrR family transcriptional regulator, which produces MSAQTPPAPASRSAARDRLVTAAAGIFYTDGIHSVGVDRLIAAAGVTKATFYRHFPSKEDLVLAYLRLRDEAIRAEIDRAAAAASDPRGQVASVMEWLAAEVCGPGFRGCPFINAAAEYPEPDHPVRQLVAEHRAWFRETLAGLLRAAGHPAPEAAAASLLLARDGAMVGGYLDGSDARATLLRTADALMAHVGD; this is translated from the coding sequence ATGTCCGCGCAGACCCCGCCCGCACCCGCCTCACGCTCGGCGGCCCGCGACCGGCTCGTCACGGCCGCGGCCGGCATCTTCTACACGGACGGCATCCACTCCGTGGGCGTGGACCGGCTGATCGCGGCGGCCGGAGTGACCAAGGCGACGTTCTACCGGCACTTCCCCTCGAAGGAAGATCTGGTCCTCGCCTATCTGCGGCTGCGGGACGAAGCCATACGGGCCGAGATCGACCGCGCCGCCGCTGCGGCGTCCGATCCGCGCGGGCAGGTGGCCTCCGTGATGGAGTGGCTGGCCGCAGAGGTGTGCGGGCCCGGCTTCCGCGGCTGCCCGTTCATCAACGCGGCAGCCGAATACCCGGAGCCGGACCACCCGGTCCGTCAGCTGGTGGCCGAGCACCGCGCCTGGTTCCGCGAGACCCTCGCCGGACTGCTGCGCGCGGCCGGACACCCGGCCCCGGAGGCCGCAGCGGCCTCACTGCTGCTGGCGCGCGACGGGGCGATGGTCGGGGGGTACCTCGACGGCAGTGACGCCCGCGCCACCCTGCTCCGCACCGCCGACGCCCTGATGGCCCACGTCGGCGACTGA
- a CDS encoding adenylate/guanylate cyclase, with product MSADRSLPLSPEGSATVGPPAHATLLVADIERFSSRDGADQMRTREAMYGEFRAAFTESVWSSCLHEDRGDGLLVVIPQQIPKSVVLGEFLPRLDAALGRRRRDDPLLRMRIAVHAGDVHFDEHGIGGHAVNRTFRLCDSDPLRKAIGVTRGDLALLVSEAIHEDVVRGGYPGIAPQTFHAVDVRVKETAVRAWLHVPGDADAARRVAAEAPRSPVDDTRDAPPRGGVSLSAGGDLRLGPRNNIAGRDLRIDGETPPRRWWRR from the coding sequence ATGAGTGCCGACCGGTCCCTCCCGCTCTCCCCCGAGGGCTCGGCCACCGTGGGCCCGCCCGCGCACGCCACCCTCCTGGTCGCCGACATCGAACGGTTCAGCTCACGGGACGGCGCCGACCAGATGCGCACCCGCGAGGCGATGTACGGCGAGTTCCGTGCCGCGTTCACCGAGTCCGTCTGGTCCTCCTGCCTGCACGAGGACCGTGGTGACGGCCTGCTGGTGGTCATTCCGCAGCAGATCCCCAAGTCGGTGGTGCTCGGCGAGTTCCTGCCCCGCCTCGACGCGGCGCTCGGGCGCCGGCGTCGGGACGACCCGCTGCTGAGGATGCGGATCGCCGTCCACGCCGGTGACGTCCACTTCGACGAGCACGGCATCGGCGGTCACGCCGTGAACCGGACGTTCCGGCTGTGCGACAGCGATCCGCTGCGGAAGGCCATCGGGGTGACCCGCGGCGATCTCGCCCTGCTGGTGTCCGAGGCCATCCACGAGGACGTGGTCCGCGGTGGCTACCCGGGCATCGCCCCGCAGACGTTCCACGCGGTCGACGTCCGCGTCAAGGAGACGGCGGTACGCGCCTGGCTCCATGTCCCCGGGGACGCGGACGCGGCCCGCCGGGTCGCCGCCGAGGCCCCCCGGAGCCCGGTGGACGACACCCGGGACGCACCTCCGCGGGGCGGCGTCTCGCTCTCCGCGGGCGGCGATCTGCGCCTCGGACCCCGCAACAACATCGCCGGACGCGACCTGCGCATCGACGGGGAGACCCCTCCCCGGCGCTGGTGGCGACGCTGA
- a CDS encoding molybdenum ABC transporter substrate-binding protein, which produces MTGIRPAPLSAVGAALLILTTAACGSFGPVGKEEVCTGFDELSAQFVQGNGVIGNPLFRKAEEMADLADRYDGTPDLSEDADGLHKVADSDSMSGQDLAENTTRIAGLCDRPMGFGTGFDF; this is translated from the coding sequence ATGACAGGCATACGTCCGGCACCGCTCAGCGCGGTCGGCGCCGCTCTGCTGATCCTCACCACAGCCGCCTGCGGCAGCTTCGGGCCCGTCGGCAAGGAGGAGGTGTGCACGGGCTTCGACGAACTCAGCGCCCAGTTCGTGCAGGGCAACGGCGTCATCGGCAACCCGCTGTTCCGCAAGGCCGAGGAGATGGCCGACCTCGCCGACCGGTACGACGGGACGCCGGACCTCTCCGAGGACGCCGACGGACTCCACAAGGTCGCCGACTCCGACTCGATGTCGGGTCAGGACCTCGCGGAGAACACCACCCGGATCGCCGGACTCTGTGATCGGCCCATGGGCTTCGGCACCGGCTTCGACTTCTGA
- a CDS encoding Crp/Fnr family transcriptional regulator encodes MTVLRFWDMLDDSEKSALMRFGRGRSYRAGQRLVAETDADRWTGVISEGTCRVTGGREDGSRSYLAARGPGDIIGEMAAVREGRRTAEVTAVTRVLVHVLPASKFQQLMETHPGVTKHLLTVALNRLQEADRGRTEIAAAATEVRLNRLLARLARTEGVAVPGSAGVILYGVAQTDLAEWCGVSRASVQRHLKRLSVQGLLRTGPRQRQLTVLDPEELATATAQATGV; translated from the coding sequence ATGACAGTCTTACGTTTCTGGGACATGCTGGACGATTCGGAGAAGTCGGCGCTCATGAGGTTCGGCCGCGGACGCTCCTACCGGGCCGGACAGCGCCTGGTGGCCGAAACCGACGCGGACCGCTGGACGGGGGTCATATCCGAGGGCACGTGCCGTGTCACGGGGGGTCGTGAGGACGGCAGTCGCTCCTATCTCGCGGCGCGAGGGCCGGGCGACATCATCGGTGAGATGGCGGCCGTGCGGGAGGGGCGCCGGACCGCCGAGGTGACGGCGGTGACGCGGGTCCTCGTCCACGTCCTGCCGGCCTCGAAGTTCCAGCAGCTGATGGAGACGCATCCCGGTGTGACGAAGCACCTGCTGACCGTCGCGCTGAACCGGCTCCAGGAGGCGGACCGCGGTCGCACGGAGATCGCCGCGGCCGCGACCGAGGTGCGGCTCAACAGGCTGCTCGCGCGACTGGCCCGCACGGAGGGGGTCGCCGTCCCCGGCTCCGCGGGCGTCATCCTGTACGGGGTCGCCCAGACGGATCTGGCGGAGTGGTGCGGGGTGAGCCGTGCCTCGGTGCAACGGCACCTGAAGCGCCTGTCGGTCCAGGGTTTGCTCCGGACGGGTCCCCGGCAGCGGCAGTTGACCGTCCTGGACCCGGAGGAGCTGGCGACGGCGACAGCGCAGGCGACGGGCGTCTGA
- a CDS encoding precorrin-8X methylmutase gives MHQYEKDGPAIYRQSFATIRAEADLAGLPADVSQVAVRMIHACGMVDLVRDLAFSPNAVADARAALRSGAPILCDVAMVASGVTRKRLPADNEVICTLSDPAVPELAAELGTTRSAAALELWRDRMEGAVVAVGNAPTALFRLLEMIEAGAPRPAAVIGVPVGFIGAAESKEALAAHPSGLEHLVVRGRRGGSAIAAAALNAIASEEE, from the coding sequence GTGCATCAGTACGAGAAGGACGGACCGGCGATCTACCGCCAGTCCTTCGCCACCATCCGCGCGGAAGCGGATCTGGCAGGGCTGCCCGCCGACGTGAGCCAGGTCGCCGTCCGCATGATCCACGCCTGCGGCATGGTCGACCTCGTGCGCGATCTCGCCTTCTCGCCGAACGCCGTGGCCGACGCCCGCGCGGCGCTGCGGTCCGGTGCGCCCATCCTCTGCGACGTCGCCATGGTCGCCAGCGGGGTCACCCGCAAGCGGCTGCCGGCGGACAACGAGGTGATCTGCACCCTGTCGGACCCCGCCGTCCCCGAGCTGGCCGCGGAGCTCGGCACCACGCGCAGCGCCGCCGCCCTCGAGCTGTGGCGGGACCGGATGGAGGGTGCGGTCGTCGCCGTCGGCAACGCCCCCACCGCGCTGTTCCGGCTGCTGGAGATGATCGAGGCGGGCGCGCCGCGCCCCGCGGCCGTCATCGGCGTGCCGGTCGGCTTCATCGGGGCCGCCGAGTCCAAGGAGGCCCTGGCCGCCCACCCGTCCGGCCTGGAGCACCTCGTGGTGCGGGGCAGGCGCGGTGGCAGCGCCATCGCGGCCGCCGCCCTCAACGCGATCGCCAGCGAGGAGGAGTGA